The Pseudomonas sp. DG56-2 genome contains a region encoding:
- the flhA gene encoding flagellar biosynthesis protein FlhA — protein sequence MDRSQLISNARNNLAGLGRGNLGVPLLLLVMLAMMMLPIPPFLLDVFFTFNIALSIVVLLVCVYALRPLDFAAFPTILLVATLLRLALNVASTRVVMLHGQDGHAAAGKVIQAFGEVVIGGNYVVGIVVFAILMIINFVVVTKGAGRISEVSARFTLDAMPGKQMAIDADLNAGLIDQAQAKARRSEVAQEAEFYGSMDGASKFVRGDAIAGLLILFINLIGGMLVGMFQHGMTFGDAGKVYALLTIGDGLVAQLPSLLLSTAAAIMVTRASGSEEMGQQINRQMFTSPKALGVSAGIMIVMGLVPGMPHFAFLSLGLVAAGGAYWLWRKQNQAKVKALEEVQRQQDLLPSPQRAIDTKELGWDDVTPIDMIGLEVGYRLIPLVDRNQGGQLLARIKGVRKKLSQDLGFLMPTVHIRDNLDLAPSAYRLTLMGVILAEAEIYPDRELAINPGQVFGTLNGIAARDPAFGLEAVWIDVSQRSQAQSLGYTVVDASTVVATHLNQILHKHCHELIGHEEVQQLLQVLAKASPKLAEELVPGVITLSGLLKVLQALLAEQVPVRDIRSIAEAIANNPAKSQDTAALVAVVRVGLCRAIVQSIVGVESELPVITLEPRLEQILLNSLQRAGQGQEDGVLLEPSMAEKLQRSLIEAAQRQEMQGQPAILLVAGPVRAMLSRFGRLAVPNLHVLAYQEIPDNKQVTIVATVGPNG from the coding sequence GTGGACCGCTCTCAGTTAATCAGCAATGCCCGTAACAACCTGGCCGGGTTAGGCCGGGGGAATCTGGGTGTGCCGCTGTTGCTGCTGGTGATGCTGGCAATGATGATGTTGCCGATTCCGCCGTTCTTGCTCGACGTGTTCTTCACCTTCAACATCGCCTTGTCGATCGTGGTCCTGCTGGTCTGTGTCTACGCCCTGCGCCCGCTCGATTTTGCAGCCTTTCCGACCATTCTGCTGGTAGCGACGTTGCTGCGCCTGGCCCTGAACGTGGCGTCCACGCGGGTGGTCATGCTTCATGGTCAAGATGGTCATGCCGCCGCCGGTAAGGTGATCCAGGCCTTCGGTGAGGTGGTGATCGGCGGTAACTACGTGGTCGGTATCGTGGTGTTCGCGATTCTGATGATCATCAACTTTGTGGTGGTAACCAAAGGTGCCGGGCGGATTTCCGAGGTGAGCGCACGTTTCACCCTCGATGCCATGCCGGGCAAGCAGATGGCCATCGATGCCGACCTCAATGCCGGCCTGATCGATCAGGCGCAGGCCAAGGCGCGACGCTCCGAGGTGGCCCAGGAGGCCGAGTTCTACGGTTCCATGGATGGCGCCAGCAAGTTCGTTCGCGGTGACGCCATCGCCGGGTTGCTGATCCTCTTCATCAACCTGATCGGCGGCATGCTGGTCGGTATGTTCCAGCACGGCATGACCTTCGGCGATGCCGGTAAGGTCTACGCCTTGCTGACCATCGGTGACGGTTTGGTGGCGCAATTGCCATCACTGTTGTTGTCCACGGCTGCGGCGATCATGGTGACGCGAGCTTCCGGTTCCGAGGAAATGGGGCAGCAGATCAACCGGCAGATGTTCACGTCGCCCAAGGCGCTGGGCGTATCGGCAGGCATCATGATCGTCATGGGCCTGGTGCCCGGCATGCCGCATTTCGCCTTTCTCAGTTTGGGGCTTGTGGCCGCCGGTGGTGCCTATTGGCTGTGGCGCAAGCAGAACCAGGCCAAGGTAAAGGCCCTGGAGGAAGTTCAGCGCCAGCAGGACCTGCTGCCATCGCCGCAACGCGCCATCGACACCAAGGAGCTGGGTTGGGACGATGTGACGCCTATCGATATGATTGGCCTCGAAGTGGGTTACCGGCTGATTCCCCTGGTGGACCGTAACCAGGGTGGGCAGTTGCTGGCGCGGATCAAGGGTGTGCGCAAGAAGCTCTCCCAGGACCTGGGCTTTCTCATGCCCACGGTGCATATTCGCGACAACCTCGATCTGGCGCCCAGCGCCTACCGCCTGACCCTGATGGGGGTGATCCTGGCCGAAGCCGAGATCTATCCGGATCGCGAGCTGGCCATCAACCCCGGGCAAGTATTCGGTACCCTCAACGGGATTGCCGCCCGCGATCCGGCGTTTGGCCTGGAAGCGGTGTGGATCGACGTCAGTCAGCGCAGCCAGGCGCAGTCGCTGGGCTACACGGTGGTGGACGCCAGCACCGTAGTTGCCACGCATTTGAATCAGATTCTGCACAAGCATTGCCACGAACTGATCGGCCACGAAGAAGTCCAGCAGTTGCTGCAAGTGCTGGCCAAGGCATCGCCCAAGCTTGCTGAAGAGCTGGTACCGGGTGTCATTACTTTGTCGGGGTTGCTCAAAGTCCTGCAGGCACTGCTTGCCGAGCAAGTGCCGGTGCGTGATATTCGTAGTATTGCCGAGGCTATCGCCAACAACCCGGCCAAGAGTCAAGATACCGCCGCGCTGGTGGCTGTGGTCCGCGTCGGATTGTGTCGCGCCATCGTCCAAAGCATTGTCGGCGTTGAGTCCGAGCTGCCTGTGATTACCTTGGAACCAAGGTTGGAACAGATTTTGCTGAATAGTCTGCAAAGGGCCGGGCAAGGTCAGGAAGACGGTGTTCTTCTTGAACCGAGCATGGCTGAAAAGCTTCAGCGTTCGTTGATCGAGGCTGCCCAGCGTCAAGAGATGCAGGGGCAACCGGCGATCCTGCTGGTCGCAGGACCGGTACGAGCGATGCTGTCGCGATTTGGCCGTCTGGCTGTACCGAATTTGCATGTTTTGGCGTATCAGGAAATACCTGACAACAAGCAAGTTACCATCGTTGCCACAGTAGGCCCCAACGGCTGA
- the flhB gene encoding flagellar biosynthesis protein FlhB, producing the protein MAESESGQDKTEDPTDKRKKDAREKGEIARSKELNTVAVTLAGAGALLAFGGGMAQALMELMRSNFILPREVITDERFMGIFLMAAGKTALLTIQPVLLVLLVASIIGPVALGGFLFSGSLLQPKFSRMNPLAGIKRMFSVNALSELLKALAKFFMILIVALVVLSADRDDLLAIANEPLEQAIIHGVQVVGWSALWMAAGLLLIAAADVPIQLWQTHKKMLMTKQEIRDEYKDSEGKPEVKQRIRQLQRDASQRRMMAAVPDADVIITNPTHYAVALKYDPEQGAAPVLLAKGADFIALKIREIANEHKIQVLESPALARSIYYSTELEQEIPAGLYLAVAQVLAYVFQIRQYRAGKGKPPEPLKDLPIPPDLQHD; encoded by the coding sequence ATGGCAGAAAGTGAAAGCGGGCAAGATAAAACAGAAGACCCCACCGACAAGCGCAAAAAAGACGCACGAGAAAAGGGTGAGATCGCGCGTTCCAAGGAGCTCAATACGGTAGCGGTAACCCTTGCTGGTGCCGGGGCGTTGCTGGCTTTCGGTGGAGGCATGGCGCAGGCCTTGATGGAGCTGATGCGTAGCAACTTCATCCTGCCTCGCGAGGTAATTACCGATGAACGATTCATGGGGATTTTCCTCATGGCTGCTGGCAAGACCGCCTTGCTCACCATCCAGCCCGTGCTGCTGGTGTTGCTGGTGGCATCGATCATTGGTCCGGTAGCGTTGGGTGGGTTCCTGTTCTCCGGCAGTCTGCTGCAGCCCAAATTCAGCCGGATGAATCCGCTCGCCGGTATCAAGCGGATGTTCTCGGTCAACGCCTTGTCCGAGCTGCTCAAGGCACTGGCCAAATTCTTCATGATTCTGATCGTCGCGTTGGTAGTGCTATCGGCAGACCGTGACGACCTGCTGGCGATTGCCAATGAGCCGTTGGAACAGGCGATCATTCATGGTGTGCAGGTTGTGGGGTGGAGTGCGTTATGGATGGCTGCGGGGTTGCTGCTGATTGCTGCGGCGGACGTTCCGATTCAGCTTTGGCAGACGCACAAGAAAATGCTCATGACCAAGCAAGAGATTCGCGACGAATACAAGGACAGCGAAGGTAAACCCGAGGTCAAGCAGCGTATACGCCAGCTCCAGCGCGATGCATCGCAGCGGCGGATGATGGCTGCAGTTCCCGATGCCGATGTCATCATCACCAACCCGACGCACTATGCCGTGGCACTCAAGTACGACCCCGAGCAGGGCGCCGCGCCAGTGTTGCTGGCCAAGGGTGCTGACTTCATTGCCTTGAAAATTCGCGAAATCGCCAACGAACACAAAATCCAGGTGCTCGAGTCTCCGGCCCTGGCGCGTTCGATCTACTACTCCACCGAGCTTGAGCAGGAAATCCCGGCGGGCTTGTACCTTGCTGTGGCTCAGGTACTGGCCTATGTGTTTCAGATTCGTCAGTACCGCGCCGGCAAAGGCAAACCGCCGGAGCCGCTCAAGGACCTGCCTATTCCACCGGACCTGCAGCACGACTAA
- the fliR gene encoding flagellar biosynthetic protein FliR, whose amino-acid sequence MLELTDTQIGTWVASFILPLFRVAAVLMTMPVIGTTLVSTRIRLYMAVAITVVIVPGLPPMPEVHALDLSALLLIAEQIIIGALFGMSLQLFFQIFVIAGQIVAIQMGMAFASMVDPANGVNVAVISQFLTMLVTLLFLGINGHLVVFEVLTESFTTLPVGGGLLVNHFWDLALRLSWVLGAALLLVLPAITALLVVNIAFGVMTRAAPQLNIFSIGFPLTLVLGLGIFWVTLADILPHYQALASEALQWMRELARAR is encoded by the coding sequence ATGCTCGAGCTGACCGATACGCAGATAGGCACCTGGGTCGCCAGTTTCATCCTGCCGCTGTTTCGTGTGGCGGCGGTGCTGATGACGATGCCGGTGATCGGTACCACCCTGGTATCAACGCGTATTCGTCTGTACATGGCTGTGGCCATCACCGTGGTGATCGTACCGGGCTTGCCGCCTATGCCTGAAGTGCACGCGCTGGATCTGAGTGCGCTGCTGCTGATCGCCGAGCAGATCATCATTGGCGCGCTATTTGGCATGTCGCTGCAGCTGTTTTTCCAGATATTCGTTATTGCCGGACAGATCGTCGCAATTCAGATGGGCATGGCGTTCGCTTCCATGGTCGACCCCGCCAACGGGGTCAACGTCGCGGTCATCAGCCAGTTCCTGACCATGTTGGTGACCTTGCTGTTCCTGGGTATCAATGGCCACCTGGTGGTGTTCGAGGTGCTGACCGAAAGCTTCACCACCTTGCCGGTGGGCGGCGGATTGCTGGTCAACCACTTCTGGGACCTGGCCCTGCGCCTGAGTTGGGTGCTGGGGGCTGCGTTGCTGCTGGTGCTGCCGGCGATCACCGCGTTGCTGGTGGTCAACATTGCTTTTGGCGTGATGACTCGGGCAGCCCCACAGCTGAACATCTTCTCGATCGGTTTCCCCCTGACGCTGGTGCTTGGATTGGGCATCTTCTGGGTCACCCTGGCTGACATTCTTCCGCATTATCAGGCACTGGCTTCCGAGGCCTTGCAGTGGATGCGTGAACTGGCAAGGGCGCGCTGA
- the fliQ gene encoding flagellar biosynthesis protein FliQ, producing MTPEVAVDLFRDALWLTTLMVAVLVVPSLLVGLMVAMFQAATQINEQTLSFLPRLLVMLVTLIVVGPWLVQKFMEYMLSLYGSIPQLIG from the coding sequence ATGACCCCTGAAGTTGCCGTCGATCTGTTTCGTGATGCGCTGTGGCTGACCACGCTGATGGTTGCGGTGCTGGTGGTGCCAAGCCTGCTGGTGGGGTTGATGGTGGCGATGTTCCAGGCTGCTACGCAGATCAACGAACAAACATTGAGCTTCCTGCCGCGCCTATTGGTGATGTTGGTAACGCTGATCGTGGTCGGGCCTTGGCTGGTGCAGAAATTCATGGAATACATGCTGTCGCTGTACGGCAGTATCCCGCAGCTCATCGGCTGA
- the fliP gene encoding flagellar type III secretion system pore protein FliP (The bacterial flagellar biogenesis protein FliP forms a type III secretion system (T3SS)-type pore required for flagellar assembly.), giving the protein MGALRMMLTLLLLLAAPLALAADPLSIPAITLSSGADGQQEYSVSLQILLIMTALSFIPAFVILMTSFTRIIIVFSILRQALGLQQTPSNQILTGMALFLTMFIMAPVFDRVNKDALQPYLNEQMVAQEAIAKAQVPLKDFMLAQTRQSDLDLFMRLSKRTDIASPDQAPLTILVPAFVTSELKTAFQIGFMIFIPFLIIDLVVASVLMAMGMMMLSPLIISLPFKIMLFVLVDGWALIMGTLAGSFGGV; this is encoded by the coding sequence ATGGGCGCATTGCGCATGATGTTGACGCTGCTGTTGCTGTTGGCAGCGCCACTGGCCCTGGCCGCCGATCCGTTGTCGATCCCGGCCATCACCTTGTCCAGTGGGGCGGACGGGCAGCAGGAGTATTCGGTCAGTCTGCAGATCCTGCTGATCATGACGGCGCTGAGTTTCATCCCGGCGTTCGTCATTCTGATGACCAGTTTCACCCGCATCATCATTGTCTTCTCCATTCTGCGTCAGGCCCTTGGCCTGCAGCAGACGCCGTCGAACCAGATCCTCACCGGCATGGCGCTGTTTCTGACCATGTTCATCATGGCGCCGGTGTTTGATCGGGTGAACAAAGATGCCCTGCAGCCGTACCTGAACGAGCAGATGGTGGCGCAGGAAGCAATTGCCAAGGCCCAGGTGCCGCTCAAGGACTTCATGCTGGCGCAGACCCGCCAGAGTGACCTGGACCTGTTCATGCGTCTATCCAAGCGGACTGATATCGCCAGCCCCGATCAGGCGCCGTTGACCATTCTGGTGCCGGCGTTTGTGACCTCCGAGCTGAAAACCGCGTTCCAGATCGGCTTCATGATATTCATCCCGTTCCTGATCATCGACCTGGTAGTGGCCAGTGTGTTGATGGCCATGGGTATGATGATGCTCTCGCCGCTGATCATCTCGCTGCCGTTCAAGATCATGCTGTTCGTGTTGGTCGATGGCTGGGCGCTGATCATGGGCACCCTGGCTGGCAGTTTCGGCGGCGTTTGA
- the fliO gene encoding flagellar biosynthetic protein FliO → MDVALAAATVQPVGVAAPAPSSGGSAVGQLTQLVLGLLLVLGLIFLLAWLLRRVQNAAPTGGQVIEILGSRTLGPRDRLLLIQVGKEQILIGHSPGSIEALHVMAEPVEVPASARQATPEFAQRLLELMGKDQKGKS, encoded by the coding sequence ATGGACGTGGCGCTGGCCGCGGCTACGGTGCAGCCGGTTGGCGTTGCGGCGCCCGCGCCAAGCAGTGGTGGCAGCGCTGTAGGGCAATTGACCCAGTTGGTGTTGGGGTTGTTGCTGGTACTGGGGCTGATTTTCCTGCTGGCCTGGCTGCTGCGCCGGGTGCAGAACGCCGCGCCAACGGGCGGCCAGGTCATCGAGATTCTCGGTAGTCGTACCTTGGGTCCTCGGGACCGGCTGTTGCTCATTCAGGTGGGCAAGGAGCAGATCCTGATTGGGCACTCACCCGGCAGCATCGAGGCGTTACATGTCATGGCCGAACCAGTCGAAGTGCCTGCCAGTGCACGTCAGGCAACACCAGAATTCGCCCAGCGCCTGTTGGAGTTGATGGGCAAGGATCAGAAGGGTAAGTCGTAA
- the fliN gene encoding flagellar motor switch protein FliN — protein MANENDITSPEEQALADEWAAALEETGDAGQADIDALLAADVGGGSSSNRLPMEEFGSSPRSNEPVSLEGPNLDVILDIPVSISMEVGSTEINIRNLLQLNQGSVIELDRLAGEPLDVLVNGTLIAHGEVVVVNEKFGIRLTDVISPSERIKKLR, from the coding sequence ATGGCTAACGAAAACGACATCACCTCTCCAGAGGAGCAGGCTCTGGCTGATGAGTGGGCTGCTGCCCTGGAAGAAACCGGCGATGCCGGCCAGGCCGATATCGATGCACTGCTGGCCGCTGACGTTGGCGGCGGCTCCTCTTCCAATCGCCTGCCAATGGAAGAATTCGGCAGTTCGCCGCGCAGCAACGAACCGGTAAGTCTGGAAGGTCCGAACCTGGACGTGATCCTGGATATTCCGGTGAGCATTTCCATGGAAGTGGGCAGCACCGAGATCAACATTCGCAACCTGCTGCAACTCAACCAGGGCTCGGTGATCGAGCTTGATCGCCTGGCCGGTGAGCCGCTCGATGTGCTGGTCAACGGCACCCTGATTGCCCACGGTGAAGTGGTGGTGGTCAACGAAAAGTTCGGCATTCGCCTGACGGACGTGATCAGTCCAAGCGAACGCATCAAGAAGCTGCGCTGA
- the fliM gene encoding flagellar motor switch protein FliM gives MAVQDLLSQDEIDALLHGVDDGLVQTETNAEPGSVKSYDLTSQDRIVRGRMPTLEMINERFARYTRISMFNLLRRSADVAVGGVQVMKFGEYVHSLYVPTSLNLVKIKPLRGTSLFILDAKLVFKLVDNFFGGDGRHAKIEGREFTPTELRVVRMVLDQAFVDLKEAWQAIMPVNFEYINSEVNPAMANIVGPSEAVVVSTFHIELDGGGGDLHVTMPYSMIEPVREMLDAGFQSDLDDQDERWIKALREDVLDVSVPLSATVARRQLKLRDILHMQPGDVIPVELPDELVLRANGVPSFKAKLGSHKGTLALQIIDPIERR, from the coding sequence ATGGCCGTGCAGGACCTGCTGTCCCAGGATGAAATCGATGCCTTGTTGCATGGCGTCGACGATGGGCTGGTGCAAACCGAGACCAATGCCGAACCTGGCAGCGTCAAGAGCTATGACCTGACCAGTCAGGATCGCATCGTTCGTGGACGCATGCCGACCCTGGAAATGATCAACGAGCGCTTTGCGCGTTACACCCGAATCAGCATGTTCAACCTGTTGCGTCGCTCCGCCGACGTTGCGGTGGGGGGTGTGCAGGTGATGAAGTTCGGTGAGTACGTGCATTCGCTGTATGTGCCAACCAGCTTGAACCTGGTGAAAATCAAGCCGCTGCGCGGTACTTCGCTGTTCATTCTCGACGCCAAACTGGTGTTCAAGCTTGTGGACAACTTCTTTGGTGGCGACGGACGGCACGCCAAGATCGAAGGCCGGGAGTTCACCCCCACCGAGCTGCGTGTGGTGCGCATGGTGCTGGACCAGGCCTTCGTCGATCTCAAGGAAGCCTGGCAGGCGATCATGCCGGTCAACTTCGAGTACATCAACTCGGAGGTCAACCCGGCCATGGCCAACATTGTCGGGCCGAGTGAGGCGGTGGTGGTCTCCACCTTCCACATCGAGCTCGATGGTGGCGGCGGCGATCTGCACGTGACCATGCCGTACTCGATGATCGAGCCTGTGCGCGAAATGCTCGATGCCGGTTTCCAGTCAGACCTGGACGATCAGGATGAGCGCTGGATCAAGGCCCTGCGTGAAGACGTCCTGGATGTCAGTGTGCCGCTAAGTGCCACCGTGGCCCGGCGCCAGCTGAAATTGCGCGACATCCTGCACATGCAGCCGGGTGATGTGATTCCGGTCGAATTACCTGATGAACTGGTTTTGCGAGCCAATGGCGTGCCGTCGTTCAAGGCCAAGCTGGGTTCGCACAAGGGGACTTTGGCCCTGCAGATTATTGATCCGATCGAGCGCCGTTGA
- the fliL gene encoding flagellar basal body-associated protein FliL, with product MAKSDAVKDPAAKGKLKMILLLVLALLLAIGLSVGATWFVLHKSEDKPAADTAQVGSLKPAAIYEPLTPAFVVNFNQNGRQRYMQVSITLQGRDQAALDALKVHMPVIRNNLVMMFSGQGFDTLASPVGQEMLRQKATASVQEVAQKEVGKPVVDQLLFTNFVLQ from the coding sequence ATGGCGAAGAGCGACGCAGTGAAAGACCCCGCCGCTAAAGGCAAACTCAAGATGATCCTGCTGCTGGTGCTGGCGTTGCTGCTGGCCATCGGCCTGTCGGTTGGCGCTACCTGGTTCGTCTTGCACAAGTCTGAAGACAAGCCAGCGGCCGATACGGCGCAGGTTGGCAGCCTCAAGCCAGCGGCCATTTACGAGCCGTTGACCCCAGCGTTTGTGGTCAATTTCAACCAGAACGGTCGCCAGCGCTATATGCAGGTAAGTATCACCCTGCAGGGGCGAGACCAGGCTGCGCTTGATGCGTTGAAGGTGCATATGCCGGTTATCCGCAACAATCTGGTGATGATGTTCTCCGGGCAAGGCTTCGACACCCTGGCAAGTCCTGTCGGTCAGGAAATGTTGCGCCAGAAGGCAACCGCCAGCGTGCAGGAAGTTGCCCAGAAGGAAGTCGGCAAACCGGTCGTAGACCAATTGCTGTTCACCAATTTCGTATTGCAGTAG
- a CDS encoding flagellar hook-length control protein FliK codes for MPVASNPLLQVGTATKASRAAGNQPDKALQATNDKASGFSNVYAQQSRDKPSNPADVQSRGKTEPASKDVASGKGTATEQKKVADSGKTLPEDQDGAPAAGSETPDPTLIDPNLVAGQVTDAQPGAQLIQAQAETVAPVVQAAQLQAQVAAPVVTEEPEFDPQADPLDDMPALRMALEQSAHSQGTTSAHSASKTATAQPEATTGQAVVNTMAGMLDKAGAGGEQGEAGDKAFSGLLDDGLKDLKSASSDTRVDNFAERLSALTQAATAKTANVVPAAPAPLHQPLAMNQGGWAEGLVNRVMYLSSQNLKSADIQLEPAELGRLDIRVNLAPEQQAQITFTSGHVGVREALENQVHRLKEMFAQQGLGQPDVNVADQSRGQQQQGQPDSPRLSGVAARRNAAGESAEVAASTAPVEQQAVVGSSAVDYYA; via the coding sequence ATGCCGGTCGCTTCCAACCCATTGCTGCAGGTCGGTACCGCAACAAAGGCTTCGCGCGCTGCCGGCAACCAGCCGGACAAGGCGCTGCAGGCGACGAACGACAAGGCCTCGGGCTTTTCCAACGTGTATGCCCAGCAGTCACGGGACAAACCGTCGAACCCAGCTGATGTGCAAAGCCGCGGCAAGACCGAGCCCGCTAGCAAGGATGTTGCAAGCGGCAAGGGCACCGCCACCGAGCAGAAGAAAGTTGCCGACAGCGGCAAAACCTTGCCTGAAGACCAGGACGGCGCGCCCGCAGCAGGCAGTGAGACGCCGGATCCTACGCTGATCGATCCCAATCTGGTTGCCGGCCAGGTCACCGACGCGCAACCCGGTGCCCAGTTGATTCAGGCCCAGGCCGAGACAGTGGCGCCGGTTGTTCAGGCTGCTCAGTTGCAGGCCCAGGTTGCGGCGCCAGTTGTGACAGAAGAGCCAGAATTCGACCCGCAAGCCGATCCACTGGATGATATGCCTGCCTTGCGCATGGCGTTGGAGCAAAGCGCCCACTCACAGGGGACCACCTCGGCGCACAGCGCCAGTAAAACGGCGACTGCACAGCCAGAAGCGACCACAGGGCAGGCGGTCGTCAATACCATGGCGGGAATGCTCGACAAGGCTGGGGCAGGAGGTGAGCAGGGCGAGGCGGGTGACAAGGCATTTTCCGGGCTTCTCGATGACGGCCTCAAAGACCTCAAGAGTGCTTCCAGTGACACGCGCGTAGACAATTTTGCCGAGCGCCTGAGTGCACTGACGCAAGCGGCAACAGCGAAAACCGCTAATGTTGTGCCGGCGGCGCCCGCGCCTCTACATCAGCCATTGGCGATGAACCAGGGTGGTTGGGCTGAAGGCTTGGTCAACCGCGTGATGTACTTGTCGAGTCAGAACCTCAAGTCTGCGGACATTCAGTTGGAGCCGGCAGAGTTGGGGCGCCTGGACATTCGCGTTAACCTCGCGCCTGAGCAGCAGGCGCAGATCACATTCACCAGTGGCCATGTCGGTGTCCGTGAAGCACTGGAAAACCAAGTGCACCGGCTCAAGGAGATGTTTGCCCAGCAGGGTCTTGGCCAGCCGGATGTGAATGTCGCCGACCAGTCGCGCGGTCAGCAACAACAAGGCCAGCCTGATTCGCCACGCCTCAGTGGTGTGGCGGCGCGGCGCAATGCGGCGGGCGAAAGCGCTGAGGTTGCTGCCAGTACTGCCCCTGTCGAGCAGCAGGCCGTGGTCGGCTCCAGCGCGGTCGACTATTACGCCTGA
- a CDS encoding Hpt domain-containing protein: MSDIHIDHEVLSGLQEVMEHDYAQLIRTFLLDSEVRLNLLHQATTAQQLGHAAHSFKGSSSNMGATALAALCQQLEERVKQPPLTDIENLINQIHREYDVVRVLYIEECERVSG, encoded by the coding sequence GTGTCCGATATTCATATAGATCACGAGGTGTTGAGCGGTCTCCAGGAAGTCATGGAGCATGATTATGCGCAGTTGATCAGAACCTTTCTCCTGGACTCCGAAGTCCGTCTTAACCTGTTGCACCAGGCCACAACTGCACAACAGCTTGGCCATGCTGCGCACAGCTTCAAGGGCAGCAGCAGCAACATGGGCGCCACAGCCCTGGCGGCGTTGTGTCAGCAATTGGAGGAGCGCGTCAAACAGCCTCCGCTCACCGATATTGAAAACCTGATCAATCAGATTCATCGCGAGTATGACGTGGTCCGGGTCCTGTATATCGAAGAGTGCGAGCGAGTTTCCGGTTGA